In Caulobacter segnis ATCC 21756, the sequence TGGCGCCCAGGTCGCCGGCGATAGCCCCTCCGGCCCGATTTGACTCGATCACGCGTTCACTCATCCCTTGAAGCTGTCCTTGGTCGCGCGGATCTCGGCGAAGGCCTCGGCGGGCGAGGCCGCGTTCGGCCGCAGCAGAGGCGCGCGCAGGAACGGATTGGTCGCCTTCTCGGCGGCGATGGTGGTGGGCACGGTCGGCTCACCCCGCTCGCGCGCGGCGAACACCGCGTCAGCGCGCGCCTTCAGCGCGGGAGCGTCGTCGACCGACAGCGCGAAGCGCGCGTTCGAGGCGGTGTATTCGTGGGCGCAGTAGACCGTGGTCTGGTCCGGCAGGGCGGTAAGGCGTGACAGCGAGGCCCACATCTGCTCGGGCGTCCCTTCGAACAGGCGACCGCAGCCCAAGGCGAAAAGCGTGTCGCCGACGAAAGCGATCCCGTCGGCGGGAGCGTGGTAGCTGACGTGGCCCAGCGTGTGGCCGCCCGTGTCGAGGACCTCGAAGCGGGTCTCGCCCAACATCACCGTGTCGCCGTCCGTGAGCGCGCGATCCACCGGCGCGATCCGTGTGACTTCCGAAGGCCCGGCGATCATCGCGCCCGTGGCCGCCTTCAGGGCCTCATTGCCGCCGGCGTGGTCTGGGTGCCAGTGCGTGTTGAGGATCAGGTCGAGTTTCCAGCCCAGTGCGTCGAGCGCCGTCAGGATCGTCTCGGAGTCGGGCGTATCGATCGTCGCGACCTGGCCGCTGGCCTCGTCACGGACGAGGAAGCCGTAGTTGTCGGACAGGCACGGGAACTGATGGATGGTGACGGGCATGGCGCAAGCTCTATCGCCACGACGCGGGCGCGAATACAAGGATGGCCTCCAAGTTCGGGAGACTCAATGCGCCGCGACGTGCTCGATCTCAGGGCTTTCTACGCCGCCCCCCTAGGCCGCGCCGCCCGGACCATGCTCACGCGCAAGGTCGAGGAGGCCTGGGGCGATACGCGAGGCCTGGACGTGCTGGGTCTCGGCTACGCCACGCCCTTCCTGGACGCGGCCCGGGCCAACGCCCGCCGCGTGGTCGCCGCCATGCCGGCTCAGCAGGGCGTGGAGGTCTGGCCTCATGGCGGCCGCAACCAGGCCTGCCTGGTCGAGGAAACCGCGCTCCCCCTGCCGAACGCCCTCTTCGACCGCGTTCTGGCCGTCCACGCCCTGGAAGAGGCCGACGATCCCGCGGCGCTGCTGGCCGAGATCGGGCGGGTCATGGCGCCGACCGGCCGCCTGATCGTCGCGGTCTCGTCGCGCGACGGCGTCTGGGCGGGCGCGGAGGGAACGCCTTTCGGCCATGGCCGCCCTTACAGCCGAAGCCAGCTGGAAAGCCTGATCCGGGAAGCCGGCCTCGAACCCGCCGGCTGGACGCGGGCGCTCTATGTCCCGCCCTTCGCCGCGATGTCGGGCTGGGCCGAGGGCTTCGAGCAGGTCGGGGCGCGCCTTTGGCCGCGGTTCGCCGGGGTGATTCTGATGGAAGCGATCAAGCAGACCTTCGCCGTGAAGCCCCAGGGCCGGAAGGCGCGCGCGCGGGTGTTCGCGCCTGGCGTCCTGCTGCCCAGCCCCGCCGGTCCGACCCCGGTGCGCCATGGCAAGGGGCGCCCGGCGCCCGTTCATAAGGCGCCAAGCTAGCCCTGAGCGCGAACGGGCTTGGAGCCTGGCCTCGGGACGCCTAGCTTGGAGTCGTAACCACCGTCCGTTCGCGGGAGCCGCGCCAATGAAAATGATCGTCGCCGTGATTAAGCCGAGCCGCCTGGACGCGGTGCTCGAAGCGGTCACCGAGGCGGGAGCGTCGGGCCTGACCGTGACCGAGGTTCGCGGCTACGGTCGCCAGAAGGGCAAGACCGAGGTCTATCGCGGCGCCGAGTACGAGGTGAAGCTGCTGCCCAAGGTGAAGCTGGAGATCGCCGTCCCGACGGACGTGCTCGAACCGGTGATCGAGGCCCTGCAACGCACCGCCAACACGGGCAAGATCGGCGACGGCAAGGTCTTCGTCATGGACCTGGAGCAAGCCTTGCGCATTCGCACCGGTGAGCGCGACGCGGCCGCGATCGCGGGTTAGCCTCGCGGTCGGTTTTGACACGACCTCGCCTTGAAGCGGAGCCATAGCTGGGCTCCGCGCGTTGTCCAGGTTCACGGCGTTCAGGGCGACATGGATTCTGCTTCTTCCGTTTTTGAGCTGGGCCAGACCTGCTGGCGGGTCGAGGCCGCCGATCGCGTGGCCCTGCTGATCGACAACGACGAGGCGTTCGACGCGCTGAAGCCCCTGCTTCTGTCGGCGCGCAAGTCGATCTGGATCCTCGCCTGGGTGTTTGACCCCCTGACGCGCCTGGATCCCGATCGCGTGCGCAAGAGCCGTGATCCGACCCAAGCCGACCGGATCGGCCTGATCTTGCGTCGGCAGGCGGCGCTGAACCCGGCGCTGGACGTGCGGGTGCTGACCTGGGACATGCCGTTTCCGATCGCCGCCTCTCAGCTGTTCGGACCCCATCGCGGGGCGGCCTTTTTCGCGGGCTCGCGCGTCAAGTACCGGCTGGACGCCACCCTGCCCGCCAGCGCCTGCCATCACCAGAAGGCGGTGATCATCGACGGCGTCACCGCCCTGGTGAGCGGCGGCGACATCGGTGTGGATCGCTGGGACGACTGCCAACACCTGGACAACAACCCGCTGCGACGCCTGCCGACCGGCCGCCACTATCCGCCGCGGCACGAGGTCTCGATGCTGGTCGACGGCCGCGCCGGCGAGGCGATGGCGGACCTCTTCATCGACCGCTGGCGCGCCTCTGGCGGCGACGCGATCGAGCGGCCGCCCCGGCCCGACGTGACGCCTTGGCCGGATCATTTGTCTCCGGACCTTCGCCGGCTACCCGTCGCGGTGGCCCGCACCTCGGCCGAGTGGCGCGGGCGTCCGGAGATCACCGAGTGCCTGCTGCTGCACCTGGCGGCGATCCGCAGCGCTCGGCGGCTGATCTATCTGGAAAACCAGTACCTGACCTCGCCGATCATCGTCGAAGCCCTGGCCGAGCGTCTCTTCGAACCGGACGGGCCCGAGGTCGTCACGATCGGCCCCGCGCGCAGTCCCAGCTATTTCGACCAGATGACCATGGACAGCGCCCGGACGGCGGCGATCAACCGCCTGCGCGAGGTCGATATCCACCAACGCTTCTCGGCCTTCTCGGCGCACACGCCGAACGGCGGACCGATCATCGTCCATTCCAAGGTCACGATCATCGACGATCGGCTGTTGCGGATTGGCTCGGCCAATCTGAACAATCGCTCGATCGGTCTCGACAGCGAATGCGATGTGGCGTTCGAAGCGCGCACCGATCTTGAGCGGGAGACGGTGCGAGGGTTCCTGGGACGGTTGGTCGGGCACTTTATCGACCGCTCGGCGATGGACGTGCTCGACGCCATGGAGCGGGAAGGCGGCCTTGGGGCCGCGATCAACGCGCTGGACGTGCGGGGTGGGCCGCCGCGCCGCTTGCGGCCCGCCCCGGCTCGCAAACTGGGCCGCATCCAGAAGTTCATCGCCGACTGGAGCTTGGGCGACGCCATCGCGCCCGACGACGCCTGGCGGCCGTGGGGGCGTCGCGCGCGGCTGCGGCGCGACATCGCCCGTCTTACCGCTCCGCCGCCGGAGCCGCCTGAGCGTCTGCAGCCGTGACCTCGAGGTCGACCACCAGCGGCAGGTGGTCCGAGGCGATCCGGGCTCTGGCGTCGTAGGGCGAGCGCACGCCCCGCGTCTCCAGGCCCTTCGTCAAGAAGACGTGGTCGATGCGCATGAACGGGAAGCTCGACGGGAAGGTCGCGGTCGCCGGGCGTGGCCAGGCGGGCGAGGGCGCCTGGGCGTCGCGAAGAGCCGTGCGCAGCATCCGGTAGGTCGCCGAATAGGGCGTGGCGTTGAAGTCGCCCAGCACGACGCCGGGCGCGACCCAGCGATCGTCACCCATCCAGTCCGGTCCCAGAAGGGCCGCCGCCTGCCGCTTCTGCTCCTGCGGCACGAGGCCCAGGTGCGTGTTGATGATCTGGACCTTGGTTCCGCCGACCTCGACCTCGATCCAAAGCGCGCCGCGCGGCTCGAGGCCCGGCACGCGGCGATAGAGCGGCAGGCCCTTGGCCTTGATCCGACGTTCGGGCAGGGCGGTGAGAATGGCGTCCCCGTAGAGCTCTTCCTCCACGGCCATGGCCGGGTGGAAATGGAAGCTCATCTTCAGGAGTTCGGCCAGGCGATGGGCCTGATCCACGCCGCGCGTGCGGGCGCGACGGACGTCCAGCTCTTGCAGGGCGACCACGTCGGGGCGTTCGGCGGCGATCACCTCGGCCACACGCTCGACATCGAGCTTGCGGTCGGCGCCCACGCAGCGGTGGACGTTGTACGTCATGAGACGAAGGGTCTTCATCCGTCGAAGAGATCGCCCGAGCCGGGCGAAGGTTCCCGCACCGCGGGCCCGCCGTTGCGGCTGAGCATGAAGAGGCAGCTTTCGGCCCGCCAGTTCTCGACCGCCTTCGTCGGATCGATCGGCCGCGCCGGACCCTTTCCGGCGAAGGCCGCGCAGGCGTCGACGCGCAGGTTCAGGTCCTCGGTCAGGGCCATGAAGTCGGCAAGGGTGCAGAGATGGATGTTCGGCGTCGACCACCAGGGCAGGGGCAGGGCCTTGGTCTCGGGCATGCGGCCCCGGCTCAGCAGCGACCAGCGCACTCGCCAGTGGCCGAAGTTCGGGAACGAGACGATGGCCCGCTCGGCGATGCGCAGCAGTTCATTGAGGACGTGGCGCGGGTTGCGCGTGGCCTGCAGGGTCTGGGACAGCACCGCGTAGTCGAAACTGCGGTCGGGGAAGTGGTCCAGGTCCAGGTCGGCGTCACCCTGCACCACCGAAAGCCCTCTCGCCATGCAGGCGGCGACGCCGCTGGCGCTGAGCTCCAGGCCCCGGCCGTCGATCTGCTTTTCATGGGCCAGCAGGTCCAGCAACGCGCCCTCGCCGCAGCCGACGTCCAGCACGCGCGAGCCCGGGCGCACCAGGCGCAGGATTTCGCGGAAGTCTTCGCGGATGAATGTCACGCCAGCCCCCGATCGCGTTCCGCCGAGCTCAGGAACCCGGCCAGCGCCGAGTCCATCACCGGCTCGTCCAGCAGGAAGGCGTCGTGGCCCTTGTCGCTCTCGATCTCGACGAAGGCCGCCTTGGCGCCCGCGGCGGTCAGGGCGCGCACGAGGTGCCGGCTCTCGGCGGTCGGATAGAGCCAGTCGCTGGTGAAGCTCAGCACGCAGAACCGCACGTTCCGCGCCCCGGTGAAGGCCTTGGCCAGCACCCCGCCATGGGCGGCGGCGATGTCGAAATAGTCGGTGGCCCGCGTGATGTAGAGGTAGCTGTTGGCGTCGAAGCGATCCACGAAGCTGGCCCCCTGGTGGCGCAGGTAGCTCTCGACCTGGAAGTCGGCGTCGAAGCCCCAGGACAGCCCATCGCGCTTCAGTTCGCGGCCGAACTTCCGCTGCAGGGCGGGCTCGGACAGATAGGTGATGTGCGCGGCCATCCGCGCCACGGCCAGGCCCTTGCCGGGCTGCACGCCGTGCTCGGCATAGGCGCCGCCGCGCCAGTCGGGGTCGGCCATGATCGCCTGGCGGCCCACCTCGTGGAAGGCGATGTTCTGGGCCGAGTGACGCGAGGCCGAGGCCAGGATCACGGCGCTGAACAGGCGCTCGGGATGGTCGACGGCCCACTGCTGGGCCTGCATGCCGCCCATCGAGCCGCCGATCACGGCGAACAGGGTCTCGATGCCCAGCGCCTTCACCAGCATGGCCTGCGCACGAACCATGTCGGCGATGGTGATCACCGGGAACGACAGGCCATAGGCCTTGCCGGTCGCCGGGTTGATCGAGGCTGGGCCGGTCGAGCCCATGCAGCCGCCGATCACGTTCGAGCAGATGATGAAGTGCTTCTGCGGGTCCAGCGGCTTGCCGGGGCCTATCATCCGCAGCCACCAGCCGGGCTTGCCCGTCGTCGGGTGCGGCGAGGCCACGAACTGGTCGCCGGTCAGGGCGTGACAGATCAGGATGGCGTTGGACTTGTCGGCGTTGAGCTGGCCATAGGTCTGGTAGCCGATCTCGAGCCCTTCGAGCACGGCGCCGGAATCCAGTCGTAGCGGTTCGTTCTCAGGAAACCGCCAGGTTCCTCCGCCGGCGGGCGTGATCAGATCGAGCGCAGCCATGCCGCCTTGGAGCGCTTGACGAAGAAGGTGTCAACCGCCCGCTTCCTGCCAGGCCAAGGTGCGGCTATGGAGGACGCCATGGACCGACTGATCCTGATGCGTCACGGCAAGGCCGAACGGCATGCCCAGAACGGGGGCGACTTCGAGCGCGCGCTGGTCGACAGCGGCCGCGTCGACGCCGCCGTCATGGGCCGTGTGCTGGCCGACACCGGTGTCGCGCCCGACCTTATGCTGGTGTCTTCCGCGCGTCGGACGCGCGAGACCGCCGAGCAGGTGCTGACGGCGCACGATCAGAGGGCGCGCGTGGAGCATCTGCGCGATCTCTATCACGCCGATCCGGAAGACATCCTTCAGGCCCTGGACGATCATGGCGACGGCGCCGGGACGGTCATGGTTGTGGGGCATAACCCCGGCCTGCACGAGTTGGCGCTGCGCCTCGCCGTGCAAGGCGGCGCCTCGCCGATCCAGACCAATCGGCTGCGGGGCCGCTTCCCGACGGCCACGGTGGTGGTCTTCGGTTGGAATGGCCAGGGCGCGCCGGTGTTGGAGCACCTTTTCTACGCTCACGAGAACGGCGGGGCCGGCGGCGAATGACCCTGATCTACAAGATCCTGTCCCGGGCGGAGTGGGCGAGCGCCCAGGCCGCCGGGCGCTTCGACGGCTCGGCGGTCGATCTGGCCGACGGCTTCATCCACCTCTCCGCCGCCGACCAGGCCCAGGAGACCGCCGCCAAGTGGTTCAGCGGACAGGCCGATCTCGTCCTGCTGGGCGTCGAGGCCGAGGGGCTGGGCGAGGCGCTGAAGTGGGAGGCTTCGCGCGGCGGAGCCTTGTTTCCGCACCTCTATCGCCCGCTGCTGACCCACGAGGTCGTCAGCCAGCGAGAGCTTGAATTGGACGCCGACGGCGTGCCGCAACTGGGCGTTCTATCCGCATGAGCCTTCACGACGTCGCCGCCCGCGCCCTGCACGCCTTCGACCCCGAGGACGCGCACGGCCTGGCCATCCGAGGGCTGAAGCTGGGGCTGGGACCGCGCGACGTGGGTCCTGACGATCCGATCCTCGCCTTCCAGCTGGCGGGTCTGTCGCTGCCCAACTGCGTCGGCTTGGCGGCCGGCTTCGACAAGAACGCCGAGGTTCCCGACGCCATGCTGGCCGCCGGCTTCGGCTTCGTCGAGGCGGGCACCGTCACGCCGCTGGCCCAAGCCGGCAATCCGCGCCCGCGCCTGTTCCGCCTGACCGAGGACCAGGCGGTGATCAACCGCATGGGCTTCAACAACGGCGGCCTGGAGCCGTTCGCGCGCCGCCTGTCCGCCCGCAAGGGGCGGGGCGGCCTGGTGGGCGCCAATATCGGGGCGAACAAGGACGCGACCGACCGCATCCAGGACTACGTCACGGGCCTCACGCGCCTGTGGGGTCTCTCGGACTATTTCACCGCCAACATCTCCTCGCCCAACACCCCGGGCCTGCGCGCCCTGCAGACCAAGGCGGCTTTGGAGGAGTTGCTAGGCCGTCTCGCCGAGGCCCGCGCGACCCTGAAGGCGCAGTCCGGCCGCGACTACCCGATCTTCCTGAAGGTCGCGCCGGATCTCGAGGACGGCGAGGTCGAGGCGATCGTCGAGACCGTGGTCGGCGCGAGCCTCGATGCGATCATCGTCAGCAACACCACCATCGCCCGGCCGGACACCCTGAAATCGCCGCTGGCCGGAGAGAGCGGCGGCCTGTCGGGGGCGCCTTTGCTTGAGGCCTCGACGGCGGTGCTTAAGCGCTTCCACGCCGCCGCCGGGGGGCGCGTGGCGCTGATCGGCGCGGGCGGGATCGCCAGCGGCGCCGACGCCTACGCCAAGATCCGCGCGGGCGCCCAGGCCGTGCAGCTCTATTCGGCGCTCGTCTACGGCGGACCTGGCCTCGTCGTCCGGATCAAGCGCGAGCTGGCCGCACGCCTGCGGGCCGACGGTTTCGCGGCCGTTCAGGACGCGGTCGGCGCGGCATGACGCGCGAGCGGGTCCTGACGCTTCTGCGCCGTTTCGGGCCCTTGGCGCTGATCGTCGTCTTGTTCGTCGCGGCCTTCGCCACGGGTCTGGCGGACCACATCTCGCTGGAGGAGTTGCGGGCGCGCGGTTCGGCGCTGCAGGCCTTCGCCCGCGAAAAGCCCCTTCTGTGCGTGGCGATCTACCTGGCGATCTATGTCAGCTCGGTGGCCATTTCGTTGCCGGGCGCGTTGATCCTGTCGCTGACCGGCGGCTTCCTGTTTGGTCCGATCGGCGGCGGTTTCGCGGCCGTGACCGGCGCCACGGGCGGCTCGACCATCACCTATCTCGTCTTCCGCACCGCGTTCGGCGCCATGCTGCGCAAGAAGCCGACCGCGTTCCTGGCCAGGGTCGAGGCGGGCTTCAAAGGCGATGCGTTCAACTATCTGCTGACCCTGCGGCTGATCCCCGCGTTTCCTCTTCTGGTGGTCAATGTCGCGGCAGGCGTGATGGGCATTCGGGCCCGTATCTTCATTCTGGCTTCGGTGTTGGGCATGATTCCCAGCTCTTTCGTTTACGCCGGGATCGGGGCGGGGTTGGGCCACATCTTCGCCAAGGGCGGGCCGGTGACGCTGGAGACCCTGTTCTCGCCGCGCATCTATCTGCCCATCATCGGCATGGGCGTGCTGGCCTTTCTCCCGCCGTTGTGGCGCCATTGGCGCAACGGGCGCGACGTCGCGCCGTTGGACGAGAAGTAGTCGCCCCGGATGGTCGAAACGGGTTCGCCGTCAGAGACTGAGACCTCCCCGCCCCGGAAACGTTTTCCGTGGCCCGGCGGCCTGTCGGCGCGCCTGCTGCTGTTCACCTTGGTGGTCGTCGCGTTCGGCGGCCTGCTGATCCTGCCGCCCGCTCTGGCGTCCTATGAGGAACAGTGGCTGCTGGACCGCGTCCGGGCGGGAGAACTGGCCTCGACCATCGCCGAGTCCGATCCGGAGCTTCGGGTCAGCGACGCCGTCGCCAACCAGATGTTCGACCAAGCAGGCGCGGTGACCGTCGCCGTGCAGGTCGACGGCGCCCGCCGCCTCGTGCTGCCGCCCAAGCAACCGTTCGAGAACACCCCCTATCTCGTCGACCTGCGTCGCCAGAACCCCGGCTCCTGGCTGGCAGCGCCGTTCTTCACCCTGACCAGCCCCAAGGGCAGCATGGTCCGCGTGATGGCCGAGCCGCGCTATCGCAAGGCCGAGTTCGTCGAGGTGGTGTTGCCCGACGCGCCGCTCAAGGCCAAGCTGGTGGGCCAGCTGTGGCAACTGGCCGGCGTGACCCTGTTCGTCGCCAGCCTGGCGGGGCTGCTGGTCTACGCCTTCCTGAACATCTTTCTGGTCCGTCCGATGCAGCGCATCACCCGCGCGATGGAGGCCTTCCGGGGCGATCCGGACGACCCGGCCGCGCGCCTTGTTCCCTCCAACCGCCGCGACGAGATCGGTCGCGCCGAGCTGGAGCTGGATCGGATGCAGGCCGATCTCTTGGCCGCCCTGGCGTCGAAGGCGCGTCTCGCCGCGTTGGGCGAAGCGGTGGCCAAGATCAATCACGACCTGCGCAACATGCTGACCAGCGCCCAGATGGCCTCCGACCGCCTGGCCGCTCTGGGCGATCCCAAGGTGGCCCAGGCCCTGCCGCGCCTGGAGCGCGCGCTGGACCGCGCCATCACCCTGGCCTCGGACGTCATGGCCTACGGCAAGTCCAAGGAGCCCGCGCCGGTGGTGCGGCCGACGGCTCTGCGGCCCGCGCTGGACATGGCCGCCGAGGACGCGGGCCTGACGGCCAAGGGCGTGGCGCTTGAGACCGTCATCGATCCGCGCGAGCAGGTTTTGGCCGACCCGGATCAGCTGCATCGCATCCTCACGAACCTGCTGCGCAACGCCCGCGAGGCGATCGAGGGCGCGCCAGATCGCGGCGGCAAGGGCAAGGTCTTCGTGGAGTTGCGCCGTGTCGACGGCGCCAGTGTGCTGCGCCTTTCCGACGACGGTCCCGGCGTCCCCGAACGCGCGCGCGCGAACCTATTCCAGCCGTTCGTGGGCTCGGCGCGGCGCGGGGGGACCGGCCTGGGCCTGGCCATCGCGCGCGAGCTGGCCCAGGGCCATGGCGGTGACCTTGTGCTCATTGAAACCGGACCGGGCGGTTCGGTGTTCGATCTTACGCTGGCCGGCGTTCCCGACCCGCTGCCCGAACCGGGCGGCCGCGCCGACGCCTCGGCCGACTAGGAGATCTTGCGATGACGACCACCTGGACCATCGCCGTGAAGCTGGGCGCCTCTCCGGCCCTGGCGCCGATGCACGAGATCACCGTCGAGGCGCCGGACGCCCCAACCGCCTTGCGACGCGTGGCGGCCATGGTCGCCGTGCAGGAGGCCGGCGACGCCGAGCTGTTGATCGACGGTCAGGAGGAGGTCTTCTCCCGCGCCGAGGTGGAGGCGGGCCTGGAAGAGCACCAAGCCCGCTCCTGAACGGCGGTGCTCAGAGGCCCTTGGCCACGCCTTCGCGGCGGGGATCCGCGCCGCCTTCCAGCATGGCGCCCGGGCGCACGATCACGCCTTGCAGGCCCGAGCCCTCGATCTGGCCCACCTTGATGTTGACCCCGCGCGCGTTGAGCGCCGCCAGCATCTCCGGACCGAACAGGTCGGCGTCACCCGAATAGGTCTCGCCCCGCGCCACGACGTTCGGAAGCGATACGGCCTGCTGCATGTTCAGCCCCCAGTAGAACACGCCGACCATGGCCTTGAGGTTGTAGGACAGGATGGCGTTGCCGCCCGGCGAGCCGACGGCGGCCAGGAACTTGCCCTTCTTGTCCAGCACGATGATCGGCGCCATCGACGAGCGCGGCCGCTTACCCGCGGCGATGGCGTTCGCCGCCGGGGCGCCGTCCTTCTCCTTCGGGGAGAAGGAGAAGTCGGTCAGCTGGTTGTTGAGGAAGAAGCCGCCGACCATCCGGCCATTGCCGAAGAGGCTCTCGACCGTCGTGGTCATCGACACCACGTTGCCCTGCGGATCCACGACAACGAAGTGGGTGGTGCCGCCCGGCTCTTGCGTCTTGTCGACGCCAACCTTGGGCGCGCCCTTGGGGAGGCCGAACGGCGGGGGCGCCCCGGCTGTCGTCGTGATCAGCTTGGCGCGCTCGGCGACGTATTGGGGATCGAG encodes:
- a CDS encoding endonuclease/exonuclease/phosphatase family protein codes for the protein MKTLRLMTYNVHRCVGADRKLDVERVAEVIAAERPDVVALQELDVRRARTRGVDQAHRLAELLKMSFHFHPAMAVEEELYGDAILTALPERRIKAKGLPLYRRVPGLEPRGALWIEVEVGGTKVQIINTHLGLVPQEQKRQAAALLGPDWMGDDRWVAPGVVLGDFNATPYSATYRMLRTALRDAQAPSPAWPRPATATFPSSFPFMRIDHVFLTKGLETRGVRSPYDARARIASDHLPLVVDLEVTAADAQAAPAAER
- a CDS encoding P-II family nitrogen regulator codes for the protein MKMIVAVIKPSRLDAVLEAVTEAGASGLTVTEVRGYGRQKGKTEVYRGAEYEVKLLPKVKLEIAVPTDVLEPVIEALQRTANTGKIGDGKVFVMDLEQALRIRTGERDAAAIAG
- the metW gene encoding methionine biosynthesis protein MetW, which encodes MTFIREDFREILRLVRPGSRVLDVGCGEGALLDLLAHEKQIDGRGLELSASGVAACMARGLSVVQGDADLDLDHFPDRSFDYAVLSQTLQATRNPRHVLNELLRIAERAIVSFPNFGHWRVRWSLLSRGRMPETKALPLPWWSTPNIHLCTLADFMALTEDLNLRVDACAAFAGKGPARPIDPTKAVENWRAESCLFMLSRNGGPAVREPSPGSGDLFDG
- a CDS encoding sensor histidine kinase; this translates as MVETGSPSETETSPPRKRFPWPGGLSARLLLFTLVVVAFGGLLILPPALASYEEQWLLDRVRAGELASTIAESDPELRVSDAVANQMFDQAGAVTVAVQVDGARRLVLPPKQPFENTPYLVDLRRQNPGSWLAAPFFTLTSPKGSMVRVMAEPRYRKAEFVEVVLPDAPLKAKLVGQLWQLAGVTLFVASLAGLLVYAFLNIFLVRPMQRITRAMEAFRGDPDDPAARLVPSNRRDEIGRAELELDRMQADLLAALASKARLAALGEAVAKINHDLRNMLTSAQMASDRLAALGDPKVAQALPRLERALDRAITLASDVMAYGKSKEPAPVVRPTALRPALDMAAEDAGLTAKGVALETVIDPREQVLADPDQLHRILTNLLRNAREAIEGAPDRGGKGKVFVELRRVDGASVLRLSDDGPGVPERARANLFQPFVGSARRGGTGLGLAIARELAQGHGGDLVLIETGPGGSVFDLTLAGVPDPLPEPGGRADASAD
- the gloB gene encoding hydroxyacylglutathione hydrolase, whose translation is MPVTIHQFPCLSDNYGFLVRDEASGQVATIDTPDSETILTALDALGWKLDLILNTHWHPDHAGGNEALKAATGAMIAGPSEVTRIAPVDRALTDGDTVMLGETRFEVLDTGGHTLGHVSYHAPADGIAFVGDTLFALGCGRLFEGTPEQMWASLSRLTALPDQTTVYCAHEYTASNARFALSVDDAPALKARADAVFAARERGEPTVPTTIAAEKATNPFLRAPLLRPNAASPAEAFAEIRATKDSFKG
- a CDS encoding phospholipase D-like domain-containing protein, producing the protein MDSASSVFELGQTCWRVEAADRVALLIDNDEAFDALKPLLLSARKSIWILAWVFDPLTRLDPDRVRKSRDPTQADRIGLILRRQAALNPALDVRVLTWDMPFPIAASQLFGPHRGAAFFAGSRVKYRLDATLPASACHHQKAVIIDGVTALVSGGDIGVDRWDDCQHLDNNPLRRLPTGRHYPPRHEVSMLVDGRAGEAMADLFIDRWRASGGDAIERPPRPDVTPWPDHLSPDLRRLPVAVARTSAEWRGRPEITECLLLHLAAIRSARRLIYLENQYLTSPIIVEALAERLFEPDGPEVVTIGPARSPSYFDQMTMDSARTAAINRLREVDIHQRFSAFSAHTPNGGPIIVHSKVTIIDDRLLRIGSANLNNRSIGLDSECDVAFEARTDLERETVRGFLGRLVGHFIDRSAMDVLDAMEREGGLGAAINALDVRGGPPRRLRPAPARKLGRIQKFIADWSLGDAIAPDDAWRPWGRRARLRRDIARLTAPPPEPPERLQP
- a CDS encoding SixA phosphatase family protein, whose amino-acid sequence is MDRLILMRHGKAERHAQNGGDFERALVDSGRVDAAVMGRVLADTGVAPDLMLVSSARRTRETAEQVLTAHDQRARVEHLRDLYHADPEDILQALDDHGDGAGTVMVVGHNPGLHELALRLAVQGGASPIQTNRLRGRFPTATVVVFGWNGQGAPVLEHLFYAHENGGAGGE
- a CDS encoding class I SAM-dependent methyltransferase, whose amino-acid sequence is MRRDVLDLRAFYAAPLGRAARTMLTRKVEEAWGDTRGLDVLGLGYATPFLDAARANARRVVAAMPAQQGVEVWPHGGRNQACLVEETALPLPNALFDRVLAVHALEEADDPAALLAEIGRVMAPTGRLIVAVSSRDGVWAGAEGTPFGHGRPYSRSQLESLIREAGLEPAGWTRALYVPPFAAMSGWAEGFEQVGARLWPRFAGVILMEAIKQTFAVKPQGRKARARVFAPGVLLPSPAGPTPVRHGKGRPAPVHKAPS
- a CDS encoding quinone-dependent dihydroorotate dehydrogenase; this translates as MSLHDVAARALHAFDPEDAHGLAIRGLKLGLGPRDVGPDDPILAFQLAGLSLPNCVGLAAGFDKNAEVPDAMLAAGFGFVEAGTVTPLAQAGNPRPRLFRLTEDQAVINRMGFNNGGLEPFARRLSARKGRGGLVGANIGANKDATDRIQDYVTGLTRLWGLSDYFTANISSPNTPGLRALQTKAALEELLGRLAEARATLKAQSGRDYPIFLKVAPDLEDGEVEAIVETVVGASLDAIIVSNTTIARPDTLKSPLAGESGGLSGAPLLEASTAVLKRFHAAAGGRVALIGAGGIASGADAYAKIRAGAQAVQLYSALVYGGPGLVVRIKRELAARLRADGFAAVQDAVGAA
- the metX gene encoding homoserine O-acetyltransferase MetX; its protein translation is MAALDLITPAGGGTWRFPENEPLRLDSGAVLEGLEIGYQTYGQLNADKSNAILICHALTGDQFVASPHPTTGKPGWWLRMIGPGKPLDPQKHFIICSNVIGGCMGSTGPASINPATGKAYGLSFPVITIADMVRAQAMLVKALGIETLFAVIGGSMGGMQAQQWAVDHPERLFSAVILASASRHSAQNIAFHEVGRQAIMADPDWRGGAYAEHGVQPGKGLAVARMAAHITYLSEPALQRKFGRELKRDGLSWGFDADFQVESYLRHQGASFVDRFDANSYLYITRATDYFDIAAAHGGVLAKAFTGARNVRFCVLSFTSDWLYPTAESRHLVRALTAAGAKAAFVEIESDKGHDAFLLDEPVMDSALAGFLSSAERDRGLA
- a CDS encoding TVP38/TMEM64 family protein; translated protein: MTRERVLTLLRRFGPLALIVVLFVAAFATGLADHISLEELRARGSALQAFAREKPLLCVAIYLAIYVSSVAISLPGALILSLTGGFLFGPIGGGFAAVTGATGGSTITYLVFRTAFGAMLRKKPTAFLARVEAGFKGDAFNYLLTLRLIPAFPLLVVNVAAGVMGIRARIFILASVLGMIPSSFVYAGIGAGLGHIFAKGGPVTLETLFSPRIYLPIIGMGVLAFLPPLWRHWRNGRDVAPLDEK
- a CDS encoding DUF952 domain-containing protein, which produces MTLIYKILSRAEWASAQAAGRFDGSAVDLADGFIHLSAADQAQETAAKWFSGQADLVLLGVEAEGLGEALKWEASRGGALFPHLYRPLLTHEVVSQRELELDADGVPQLGVLSA